A stretch of the Meles meles chromosome 19, mMelMel3.1 paternal haplotype, whole genome shotgun sequence genome encodes the following:
- the NANOS2 gene encoding nanos homolog 2 gives MQLPPFDMWKDYFNLSQVLLALIQSGGQRPEAQGNGDPRPGPSLGPEQGVGGLGASRGLATLCNFCKHNGESRHVYSSHQLKTPEGVVVCPILRHYVCPLCGATGGQAHTLKYCPLNGGQQSLYRRSGRNSAGRKVKR, from the coding sequence ATGCAGCTGCCGCCCTTTGACATGTGGAAGGACTACTTCAACCTGAGCCAGGTGCTGTTGGCCCTGATCCAGAGTGGGGGGCAAAGGCCCGAGGCCCAGGGGAATGGGGACCCGAGGCCCGGGCCCTCTCTGGGGCCAGAGCAGGGCgtgggagggctgggggccaGCAGAGGCCTGGCCACCCTGTGTAATTTCTGCAAGCACAACGGGGAATCACGGCACGTCTACTCCTCACACCAGCTGAAGACCCCAGAGGGCGTGGTGGTGTGCCCTATCCTGCGGCATTATGTGTGTCCCCTGTGCGGGGCCACCGGGGGCCAGGCCCACACGCTCAAGTACTGCCCACTCAACGGCGGCCAGCAGTCTCTCTACCGCCGCAGCGGGCGCAATTCGGCTGGCCGCAAGGTCAAGCGCTGA